The Alkalihalobacillus sp. LMS6 genomic interval CACGGTCATTCCGGTAAATTGCGTCACGACCCAGAAGTAGCTGTCATTAACGTGCGACACCGTCATTGCACCGGCGCCCACAGCCATCACCACAAGGGCTAATGGAACTGCTCCTTCAATCCCCATCACAGGCAACATTGGTGCAACCAAGGATGACGTGATGACGAGTGCGGTTGTCGAAGAACCTTGTGCTGTCTTTAATGCCGCTGCAATCAAGAATGGCACGAGCAAAAACATCGCTCCTGTAAACATTCCGCCGATCTCCCAGTTTTGAATAATTTCTTCTACACCTGAATTGCGAATAACGGTACCAAATGACCCGCCGACACCTGTAATTAACAACACAGGCGCAGCATCTTTTAACGCTTGCCCGACCCAGCCATTCAGCGTTTCTTCATTAAAAGCTGGAAGTAATGGCAGGGCTGCAATCACACCTACTAAAAGCGCAATGACTGGTTTTCCTAAGAAAACAAAGAACGACGCTATGCCGTTATCCACTTCGGCAACAGTCAATATTGAGCCGACTGCAATTAAAAGAATTGGCAAGAGAATGGGCAAAAATGCTGAGAAGGTTGATGGCATTTTTCCAAATGAAGCAACGACTTTATCGTAATCGAATTCTTCACCGGTTGCCGATACATCTTCAGGTACCTCAATCTTCGTTGCCACTTTAATCGACCAGAGATAGCCGACTAACGTTGCAGGCACAGCGACGATGAACCCTATGAAGATCACCGTTCCTAAATAAGCATCTGCGCCAAGATTCCCTGCCGCTGCGATTGGTCCTGGCGTTGGTGGAACGAGTGTATGCGTTGCATAAAGCCCTGTTGCTAGTGCTACAGACATGGAAGCCATTGAAACTTTCGCTCGTTTTGATAGCGCTTTCCTTAAACTGTTTAAAATAATAAATCCAGAATCACAAAATACAGGAATCGATACAATAAAGCCAATAATGCTCATTGCCAGCTGAGGATGCTTTGGTCCTACAATTCGAAGGACAACCTCTGCCATTCGATACGCCGCACCAGCTTTTTCAAGAATGACGCCAATAATGGTACCGAACACAATAACAAGACCAATACTCATTAACAGATTTCCAAAACCGGAATTAATGCTTTCAACGATTAAATCAAATGACATTCCCGATGCAAACCCTACAAATAGCGTTCCCATTAATAAGGATAAGAACGGATGAACCTTAAATTTGGACGTTGCAACGATAATGAGCAGAACCCCTAAGGCAATAATAAAAAATAACATCAACCTAACCCCCTTTTAGAGCAGGCATGTCAACCTGCTCCTTATTTAGTTTCGAGATGCAAAAAACGTTCGAACGACTTGCTCTGTCGCAAACGCGACGTATTCCTCGCAATGCTCAATCGCCTGCTGCAAATCCATTGGCCTGTTTACAATACTGAAGACGCTTGTGATTCCGTATTGATAGAGTTCTTCAATCCCTTGCCCAACGGAACCTGCAATCGCAATAACCGGAATTCCCTTCTTCTTTGCCGCTTCTGCTACGCCCATCGGTGTTTTACCTGAAGCAGTCTGGTAATCAATCTGCCCTTCTCCTGTTAACACAAGATCCGCGCCTTCAAGTTTTTGCTCCAAACCTGTATAGTCAATCACAAGATCAATGCCTCGCTTCATCGACGATGGGAAGAACGCTTGAAAGGCTCCACCAATCCCGCCAGCAGCGCCTGCCCCTGCTCGATCATGAAGACGAATCGTTGTCTTTTCTTCGATTAAATCAGCCCACTTCGTTAAATGGCGATCCAGCGTTGCGACCATCTCTGGTGTCGCTCCTTTTTGCGGACCAAACACTGCTGATGCGCCTGTTGGACCAACGAAAGGATTTTGCACATCCGATGCAATCATAAAAGTCGATTGAGCAATTCGTTTATCAAAAAGAGAATCGTCAATAGAAGCGATGCGTCCGATCTCTTCCCCGCCAAATCCAACAGCTTTTCCATCTCGATCTAACAGCTTCATCCCAAGCGCTTGAAGCATGCCCGCTCCTCCATCGTTGGTCGCGCTCCCGCCGACTGCTAAAATAAAGGATTGATAGCCAGCATCTAAAGCCGCCTTGATAAGCTCTCCAGTGCCATATGTTGTCGTTACCATGGGGTTACGCTCATCCGACGGAATCAATACAAGTCCTGACGCGCTTGCCATTTCAATGACACACGTCTCGTTATCGCCTAATACCCCATACTCGGCTTTTACCGGCTGACACGTCGGACCTTTCACCATCACGGCTACTTTTTTTCCGCCTGTCGCAGCAACAAGGCTATCCATCGTGCCTTCTCCTCCGTCCGCAGCAGGAACCAAAACTGTCTCCGCTCCTGGAAGCGCTTTCGAAATCGCCCGTTCCATAACCGCCGCCACCTCGACAGCGGACAAGCTTCCTTTAAAAGAGTCTGGTGCAATCACTAGTTTCATGTTGTAACCACCTTACCTATTTCGTATAGTTTCCATTATAATTTGCATAGAAGGATTAATCATCGTGCATGATAGACAAAAAAGAAGCCTTTTTTGTATCATTATTTGTGTATGAATGAATTATTTTTAAAAAAGACGACATCCCTTGTGAAAAGGAGGCGCGCACATGTTAACAAACGACATTGCGATTGAAGTCGTGGAACAAACCACACGACGATTAAACCGACACATTAATATCATGAATCATAACGGCATGATTCTCGCCTCATCAGACCCCACTCGCGTCAATCAAATTCATGACGGTGCCGTTCACGTGTTGAAAACAGGCGAAAGTTTGACCATCCACAAAAAAGATCGTGCGAAATGGATGACCGCAAAGCCTGGAATCAACTTGCCGATTGAATTCCAAGGCACGATAATCGGCGTCATTGGCATTACAGGTAATCCAGCTGAGATTTGGGAGTTTGGCGAGCTCGTCAAAATGAACACCGAAATGATGATCACCCAAGCCCATCTGTTTGAACAATCCGAGTGGAAACAGCGCGTACGCGATCAACTCTTTCATGAGCTCATTCAGGAAAACGCGTCGCCACAATCATTGACAAATAAGGCAAAACAAGCAACGTTCCAGCTTGTCCCTCCTTTTCAAGTTAGCCTAATTCGCGCAAATGCCGTCAACATGAAGCGAAGCGTGCTGCTGAATCTCCTGTCCACAATTTTCAATGAACAAACGACCTTAATTGGCTATGCAACAGTGGATCAAGTTTATTTGTTAACGACGGCACAGCATTCTGACACCGTATCAAAAAAGGTGCAAAAGCTTCACGCTCTGCTCCAGCAAAAAAACGTCTCGGTTCACATCGCTACAGGCACTGCCCGGGATGACCTTTCTTCGATTGCGTCATCTTATCAAGAAGCGAAGGCTGGGCTTGAATTAGGGAAAGGACCGGTCACATCTTTTCATGAAATTCAAACGCGAGCGTTATTGCGTGAAATGCCATCGCAGTCGCAAAAACACTACTATGAATCCATTTTAGGAGACCTAGCGGAAAAATACCTCGACACCCTTGAACATTTTTTCACACACAACGGCAATATAGGTGAGTGCGCCAAATCGATGTTTATCCACCGCAACTCCCTCGTGTATCGTTTAAAGAAAATTCACGACAGCACAGGCTACGACCCACAACGGTTTGACGATTCTGTTCCCCTCCAAATCGCCATTTGGTTGAAACGATTGAACGAAGACGAGATACGCCTTTAAAAAAACCTCTAACGACAGACGAAACCCTCCGTTCAGACTGTCACTCTTCGGGAGTCGCCGTCTGAGGCCTTCATCAACACAAGAGTGTAATCGTCCCCCTTCTACGACTTTTGTCTGAGGTCCCCTCATGCAAATTTCTTACTTCCCCCTCCCCCTTTTCAACGATTCAAAACATTCCCCTCTTTCGTACAATGAAAGGAACAAAACGAAGGAGTGAATGAAATGAAAGAAGTGATCGTCATTACAGGTGCATCAAGAGGACTCGGGCGTACGTTAGCGCTCCATTATGCAAAGAAGGGCTACCGCTTAGCCCTTTGCGCCCGGAATGAAGAAGCCTTAGCACACGTAACAGAAGAAGCACGACAACTTGGCGCTGAAGTCGTGGCTGTTCAAGCAGATGTTGTACATGCGCAAGACGTGGACCGGTTTGTCTCCGTCGTGGAAGCCACCTATGGAACGATCGATGTGTTAATCAACAATGCGTCCATTTTCGGCTCTGGCCCGCGCCAATTAGTCGATTACGAGGAGCAAACGTTTCAAGAAGTGCTCACCACAAATGTATTAAACCCTTTTCTCATGACAAAACGTGCTCTTGCAACGATGCTCGCAAATAATCAAGGACTGATTATCAATATCACGTCCGCCGCTGGCAAAACAGGTTTCGCCGAATGGGGCGCTTATGGCGTATCCAAATTTGCGCTAGAAGGGTTAACCGAAACGTGGGCAGATGAATTGTCCGACACCAAAACGGAAATTTGTTTACTCGATCCCGGAGAAATGAACACAGCCATGCATGACATTGCTGTTCCTGATTGCGATTACCCGCTCCTTGAAACAGAAGAACTGCTGCCGCTGTTTGACCAAATTTTACAAAACAGAGGAACAGTTAACGGCAAACGCTTTGACATTTACCGCTACCTAGAGGAGGTCCAATCATGACGAATCTTATGTCGCTACATGACGCCTTCACATTGCCAGCACATCTTCATGCTCACACCCCGCCTGAGCGTATGAACGTTCATCGTGAAAATGTGAAGCTGCTTCATACAGAGAGGGGCACGGACCGTATTCACCATCACCAATTGAACGAGTTGACACAGATTTTACAACCAAACGACTTGCTCATCTTCAACCAAAGTCGAACGATTCCTGCTCAACTTTTTAGCGAAACGCAACAAGTGACGATTCGTTTGGCAAGGCAATTAAGCGAGACCAAATGGGAAGCATTGATTCTTAACAATGATGCTCAAGCTTCGCAAATCGACCTAAAGGAAGGAGTGACCGTTGAACTTCTTGGCACCGGGAGCGAGGCACCGTTAACACAAATCGTGTTTCATCACGTGAACGAACCGATGTTGTCTTACCTCCATAAGTACGGGGAACCGATTCGGTATGAATACATCAACACGCCATGGCCACTTGAAGCGTATCAAACCGTCTTCGCCACGGCACCCGGTTCAATTGAAATGCCTTCCGCTGGACGCGCGTTTTCTTGGACACTCATTCAAGCACTAAAAAACCAGCAGATTCAAGTCGGCTTTCTGACCTTACACGCTGGCATTAGCTATTACGAAAACAACCAATGGCCAAATCCACGGCATCACCCAGAGTCTTACGCCATTCCTGCTGAAACCCTAACCGCCATTCAACAGGCAAAAGCGAAAGGGGGTCGCGTCATTGCAGTTGGCACAACGGTTGTCCGTGCATTAGAAACGTATGCGCAAGCGCCACATGCTTGCGAAGGCGAAACCAAATTATATATTCAAAAAGATACACCGTTACAGCTTGTGGACGGCTTACTGTCTGGCCTACACGAACCCCATTCCAGTCATCTCGATTTATTAAGAGCGTTTTTGCCAGATGAGATCCTACTCGCAAGCTATCAACAAGCGTTGCAACACGAATACCTTTGGCATGAGTTTGGCGATCTTCATTTAATGCTGTAGAGGAGGCATCGATCATGTACGTTCATCATATTGGAATCGATGTACACGACATCGAACGCTCGATTGCGTTTTATCGCAATCTATTTGACGCAACACTCGTCAATCGTACCTCTCTGAACGGAGAAGAACTCGTTTTCTTACAAATCGACGCCATGCAGATCGAGCTCATTTCTTCACAAACAAAAAAAGAGGAAGACCCGTGTTCTTCCTCCATTCACCTTGCGTTTCGTACCGAGACATTTGAATTAGATCTGGCGCGCTTTTCCCGCCATCACGTCCCAGTTGAAGAAGGGCCGTACACCCTTGAAAACGGCTGGAATGTTGTCTATTTCCGCGGCATCAACAACGAACTCATTGAATTACTGGAAATCCCCTCTACATCAAGCCATGCTTCACTGCAAACAACGCCGCTTGCGTCCGATCGTTCACATGAAGCTTCGAGAACACATTCGATAGATGCGTTTTAACCGTTTTTTCCGTGATCCCTAACCGATCCGCAATCTCTTTATTACTGAACCCTGACGCCACTTCAACAAGAACATCCCTTTCACGTTTCGTTAAGTGGCCAATCGCTTGCTCTTCTTCAGACATCGGCGTCGCAATTCGATTTAACACGAATTTCGTTACTTTATCGTGAAGTTTATTTTCCCCTTCCAAAACCGCGCGCATCGTCTCAACGAGGTCTTCAGGATCAATATCCTTTAATTGATACCCATCTGCCCCAGCTTGTAACGCTGGGATGACGTGGTCTTTATCCGAAAACGAACTAAGGACGAGGATTTTGATCGCTGGAAAACGCGCTTTAATCTGCTTTGTTGCTTCCATGCCGTTTAAAACAGGCATAAACAAATCCATTAAAATGAGATCTGGTTCCACGGTTGAAAGCAGTTGGAGCGCCTCTTCTCCGTTGCTCGCCTCTCCCACAATCTCCAAATCTTCTATCGTCTCAAGATAGAAGATTAACCCCTTTCGTACGACGGTATGGTCGTCAACAATCATAATCTTCATCGCTGTTCTCCTTCCATACGCCCTAACGGCAAACAGATTTCTACCGTTGTCCCACTATGTAATGCAGATCGAATGTCGAGCGCGCCGTTCAATTCCTGCACCCGTTCCTTCATATTTAAAAGACCCATTCCTTTTTGAACGGTATTCATTTCAAACCCAACACCCTGATCGGAAATTTGGACAATCACACTTTCGCTCGCAAAACGAATTCGTACCAGCACATCATTCGTTCCCGCATGTTTCTGGCAATTATTTAAGGCTTCTTGGATCAATCTCCACAAACACACTTCCAACGGTTCCCCAAGCTGCTTTAATCCTTCAATTTCAACCTCGACATCCAAGCCAATGAGCCGTGCATACGCTTCAACTTTTGTCGCAATGCCCGACTCTAACCCCTCCGGTCGCAGCTGTCTCGTTAGATTCTTCAGCTCTGCCAACGCTTGACTCCCTAGCTGATGCACATGACCAATCGACGCCTTTAATTCCCCATCCTCGATTTTTCGCTCAACACCTTTCGCATGCAAGATGAGCGAAAACAACAGCTGATTGACGCTATCATGCAAATCCCGGGCAAGACGATTCCGCTCTTCTCGACGCAATAACTGCTGTTGCTGTCGCTTCAGCTCAAACTGCTTTAACTGTAAAGAAATATGGGTCAACACTTCATATAAGACAGGGTCCACACTCGTAAGATGCTGGTCACTAAAAACGCTCAATTCAAAAACATCATCCTCCAGCTGAAGCTTGACCGTTTTCGTATAAAAGCCGCGCTCCCCTGTAAACGTCGACCAATCATTGAACGTCAACCGAACGCCCTTCCATTGAAAAAAAGATTGCAGCGTCTCGCCAATCGTTACTAAGTACTCATCCTCATGATTCAAATCCCGCTGATGGGCTAAATATCTTCCTAATTGACCAAGTAAAACCGTCTGCTTCTGCTCTTCCGTATACGCATTGAACCGCTTAATCGTCGCCCCAATTTGGTACGCAACTGTTTCAAATAATTCCAATTCTTTTAGCGAAAATTCATCAATCGCTGGCGAAGCAACGTTAATTAATCCTAAAGACTCAGCACCTGCCTTAATCGGAATCGTCGCATGTCGCGCTAATCCATTTGTCTCGCCCCAGTCGTTCTCTTTCGCCAACTTCAAACGCTTACAATTTATAATGTTAATCGGTTCGTGAAGCTCACCGTTTTTATACTTGTTTACGCAATAGCACGTGCCCTCTTTCAGCGGCGCACATTGACGATGGGCCAAGCCCTCTGGCAAGCCCGCTTGTGCCACGAGTTTCTGCGTCCCCTCTGGAGACACAATAAACATCCAGCCCGTTTCAAGACCCGTCGTCGCAAGAAGTGACTCCAGGACCGCTTGAAGAATCTCCTCTAACCGCTCTCCTTCATTTAACGTTTTCGCAATTTGTTTTAACGTCTCTACACTATCCATCTCCCGCTCCCACATCCATCTGTCTTTCTACTAGTTTACCATGAGAAGGGGGAGGAAGCGGTTCATTCATTCTAGAATAAATGCGAATGTTATAAACATGTTTTGTTCTACGTTTAATCCTAAAACGTTTATGTACATACGTGTTAAAAATCTCCTTAGAGACTTTTAACATGTATCGCTATCCCTCTTACCAAGATGCTTTTTTCACACCTGGAATTTGTCCTTTATGCGCAAGCTCCCGAAAGGCAATTCTTGATAACTCGAAATCTCTTAAGACTCCTCTCGGACGACCGGTCACACGACATCTTCTCGTTAATCGTGAAGGCGCGGAATCTCTTGGCAACTTCGCAAGTGCCGCATAATCGCCCTTTTCTTTTAACTCTTTACGTCGTTCTGCATAACGTTGAACCAATTCCTGACGCTTTTGTTCCTTTACGACTTTGGACTTTTTCGCCATCTCATTCCCACCTTTTCCCTTTATAAATCGTAATGATTACGAATTATAGCATGGTCATTTTTCTTTGACAATAGACGATTTTTCTCTCCTCTTCATGCGAATAAAAATTTTTTCATTATAATCATGATTAACTTAGCATCCTTTCTCTTTCTATTATGTGAGCATTGCTCCATCTACCAATCTCATCATTCTCAGAAAAAATGATTTAATCCTTGACAAGTTTCACATTTAATTATAAGTTATAAATCGTAAAGATTACGATTAAGAAAATAAAGGGGCGTTTAGGTTGAAGAAATCATCATTTTATCTTAGTGCACTCGCACTAAGTCTTACTCTAGCAGCTTGTCAGGACACAAACGATGGAGCGAACGAAACAAGTACTCAGGAAGATGAGCAACCTGCATCAAGCGAGGAACAAGAAGCCATTGAAGTGGATATTACGGGTCTAGGGGATCACTACCATACAGGCGATACCGTTGAACTAACTGCAACAGTAAGTGGTTCTGATAAACTGGATCACTGGCATTGGTATACGAGAGAAAGCGACCAAGACGATTGGGAAGCCGCATCTGGTCAGGAAGGCGATACGTTTTCAATGGAAGCAGCAGACGGGGTAGAAGTAAAAGCGGTTCTTTATGGAGATGACCATGAAGTAGCAGCGGAATCCGATCCAGTGACGATCATGATTGACGACCACCATGGTCACGATGAAGAAAGCAAATTAATCTATCAAGGCTATTTTGATGATGAGCAAGTAGCGGACCGAGAACTATCTGACTGGGAAGGCGACTGGCAATCTGTCTTTCCATACCTTCAAAATGGCGACTTAGATGATGTCTTTGCGCACAAAGCGGAAGAAGGCGACATGACAGCAGAAGAATACAAAGACTACTACACAACAGGCTATGAAACCGATGTAGAACGCATCACCATTGATGACGGTCACGTGACGTTTTATGAGAATAATCAAGAATATTCTGGAGATTACGCGTACGACGGTTACGAAATTCTTACATACGAAAAAGGAAACCGTGGTGTCCGCTTTATCTATTCACTAACAGAAGAAGCAGAAAACATGCCGCAATACATTCAATTCAGTGATCATATTATCGCCCCTCAAGAGTCTAGTCACTTCCACCTCTACTGGGGAGACGATCGCGAAGAACTACTTGATGAAGTCGAGCATTGGCCAACGTACTACCCGTCTTCCCTTGACGCAGATGGCATTGTCCGCGATCAACTCGCACACTAATCCTTAGGGAGAGAAGGCCAATGCGCCCCTCCTCCCTCATTTCGTTACAAGTAAAGGAGTTAAAAAAAGATGAAACAATCCGTAAAACCCCTATTCGTTGGGCTATCCGCCATGACCGTGTTAATGGGGTGCCAAAGTGAAGGAACAACAGGCCAAGACGCTGATGTAAATGTCGTTGCCTCCTTCCTGCCGATGTATGAATTTACAAAACAAGTAGCTGGCGATCGAGCAAATGTTCAGTTGATGGTGTCAGAAGGACAAGATGCCCACGGCTATGAACCGAGCGCACAAGATGTAGCTGCCGTCAACGAAGCCGATGTCTTTGTGTACAGCAGTGAAGAAATGGAATTTTGGGTCGACAGCTTGTTTAATACCCTTGAAAATAACGACCTCGTTATTGCCCGTGCAGCAGATGGCTTGGAAGATGCGCATCACGATCATGCAGACGCAGGCGACATCACGGTTGAAGGAGTAGCGGATCATTACCATACCGGTGATGATGTAACGCTAACAGCTAAAGTGGCTGAAGACGTGGACTATGATCACTGGCATTGGTACCAGCGCGCTGATGAAAACGAAGAATGGTCAGCCGTTCCTGGACAGAGCACAGACACCTTTTCTGTGACAGCCGAAGACGCGAGCTTTGACGTTCAAGCCGTTCTCTATGACAACGACCACAATGTGTTCGCTGAGTCAGAAGCAGTGGCGATTGAAATCGACAACCACGACGAAGAGGAGCATGCCCCTTCAAGCGATGAGCCAATTGAGATTGTCGGATTAGCCGATCACTATCATACAGGTGATGTGGTCACACTCCAAGCCGAAACCAGTAAAGACGTAACGTATGACGATTGGCACTGGTTCAAAAAAGAAGAGCATGACGATGACTGGCAAGCCGTTCCAGAACAAGACTCAAGCCATTTTGAACACAAAACAACTGGCGAAAGTTTCGATATCAAAGCCGTCCTTTACGATGATGACCACAACGTCCATGCTGAATCTCCTTCTGTTCACGTCCTCATCGACGACCATGACGATCAAGATCCACACATTTGGTTAGATCCGGTGCTTGCACAAGATCAAGTCAGAATGATTCGCGACGCATTAATCGAAGCGGACCCTGACGGCGAATCAACCTATACGAAAAATGCCGATCAGTTTATTCATGAATTACAAGCATTAGATGAAGACTTTCGCACTGCATTAGAAGGCGCCGAAAATCGGACGTTCGTTGTTCAACATCAAGCATTCGGCTACCTTGCCGATCGCTATGACTTAGAACAGATCGCGATTGGTGGCCTATCCACGGAAATCGAACCAAGCCCGTCACGGATGGCTGAAATTGGCGAACTTATAGAGGAATACGACGTACCTGTTATCTATTATCAACAAGGAGCAAACTCCTCCATTGCTCAAACCGTTGCGACAGAAACCGGGACAGAAATTGCCGTCTTGTATGACCTTGAAGTGTTATCAGAAGAATTACTAGAAAATGATTTAGGGTACGTAGAGGCCATGCGCCAAAACCTTGAAGCCCTACAACAAAGCGTTCAATAAGCAACATGTAAAGCATGAAGAAAGGTCGATTCCCGTGTCCTACATTAAAGTGAATGAACTATCGTTCCACTATGAAAAAGAGCCCGTTCTCACCAACATCTCTTTTGAATTAAACCCAGGAGACTTCATCATGCTGACAGGCGAAAACGGCGCAGCAAAAACAACGTTATTGCGCAACATCTTAGGCATCTTAAAGCCTTCTGTCGGCGACGTCTCCCTCTCTCCGACAAATCAAGCTGGAGAAAAACTCGTTGTCGGCTATGTGCCCCAGCAAGTCGCTTCTTTCAATGTCGGCTTTCCGAGCACCGTCCTCGAATTAGTCCAATCGGGACGGTATCAAAAAGGAAAGTGGTTTAAACGCCTGAATCAAACGGACAAAGACCATGTACGAAAATCCCTTGAGTCCGTTGGCATGTGGGACATGCGCCATAAAAA includes:
- the rpsN gene encoding 30S ribosomal protein S14, giving the protein MAKKSKVVKEQKRQELVQRYAERRKELKEKGDYAALAKLPRDSAPSRLTRRCRVTGRPRGVLRDFELSRIAFRELAHKGQIPGVKKASW
- a CDS encoding GAF domain-containing sensor histidine kinase, with translation MDSVETLKQIAKTLNEGERLEEILQAVLESLLATTGLETGWMFIVSPEGTQKLVAQAGLPEGLAHRQCAPLKEGTCYCVNKYKNGELHEPINIINCKRLKLAKENDWGETNGLARHATIPIKAGAESLGLINVASPAIDEFSLKELELFETVAYQIGATIKRFNAYTEEQKQTVLLGQLGRYLAHQRDLNHEDEYLVTIGETLQSFFQWKGVRLTFNDWSTFTGERGFYTKTVKLQLEDDVFELSVFSDQHLTSVDPVLYEVLTHISLQLKQFELKRQQQQLLRREERNRLARDLHDSVNQLLFSLILHAKGVERKIEDGELKASIGHVHQLGSQALAELKNLTRQLRPEGLESGIATKVEAYARLIGLDVEVEIEGLKQLGEPLEVCLWRLIQEALNNCQKHAGTNDVLVRIRFASESVIVQISDQGVGFEMNTVQKGMGLLNMKERVQELNGALDIRSALHSGTTVEICLPLGRMEGEQR
- a CDS encoding sugar diacid recognition domain-containing protein; this encodes MLTNDIAIEVVEQTTRRLNRHINIMNHNGMILASSDPTRVNQIHDGAVHVLKTGESLTIHKKDRAKWMTAKPGINLPIEFQGTIIGVIGITGNPAEIWEFGELVKMNTEMMITQAHLFEQSEWKQRVRDQLFHELIQENASPQSLTNKAKQATFQLVPPFQVSLIRANAVNMKRSVLLNLLSTIFNEQTTLIGYATVDQVYLLTTAQHSDTVSKKVQKLHALLQQKNVSVHIATGTARDDLSSIASSYQEAKAGLELGKGPVTSFHEIQTRALLREMPSQSQKHYYESILGDLAEKYLDTLEHFFTHNGNIGECAKSMFIHRNSLVYRLKKIHDSTGYDPQRFDDSVPLQIAIWLKRLNEDEIRL
- a CDS encoding metal ABC transporter solute-binding protein, Zn/Mn family, which codes for MKQSVKPLFVGLSAMTVLMGCQSEGTTGQDADVNVVASFLPMYEFTKQVAGDRANVQLMVSEGQDAHGYEPSAQDVAAVNEADVFVYSSEEMEFWVDSLFNTLENNDLVIARAADGLEDAHHDHADAGDITVEGVADHYHTGDDVTLTAKVAEDVDYDHWHWYQRADENEEWSAVPGQSTDTFSVTAEDASFDVQAVLYDNDHNVFAESEAVAIEIDNHDEEEHAPSSDEPIEIVGLADHYHTGDVVTLQAETSKDVTYDDWHWFKKEEHDDDWQAVPEQDSSHFEHKTTGESFDIKAVLYDDDHNVHAESPSVHVLIDDHDDQDPHIWLDPVLAQDQVRMIRDALIEADPDGESTYTKNADQFIHELQALDEDFRTALEGAENRTFVVQHQAFGYLADRYDLEQIAIGGLSTEIEPSPSRMAEIGELIEEYDVPVIYYQQGANSSIAQTVATETGTEIAVLYDLEVLSEELLENDLGYVEAMRQNLEALQQSVQ
- a CDS encoding VOC family protein: MYVHHIGIDVHDIERSIAFYRNLFDATLVNRTSLNGEELVFLQIDAMQIELISSQTKKEEDPCSSSIHLAFRTETFELDLARFSRHHVPVEEGPYTLENGWNVVYFRGINNELIELLEIPSTSSHASLQTTPLASDRSHEASRTHSIDAF
- a CDS encoding S-adenosylmethionine:tRNA ribosyltransferase-isomerase, whose product is MTNLMSLHDAFTLPAHLHAHTPPERMNVHRENVKLLHTERGTDRIHHHQLNELTQILQPNDLLIFNQSRTIPAQLFSETQQVTIRLARQLSETKWEALILNNDAQASQIDLKEGVTVELLGTGSEAPLTQIVFHHVNEPMLSYLHKYGEPIRYEYINTPWPLEAYQTVFATAPGSIEMPSAGRAFSWTLIQALKNQQIQVGFLTLHAGISYYENNQWPNPRHHPESYAIPAETLTAIQQAKAKGGRVIAVGTTVVRALETYAQAPHACEGETKLYIQKDTPLQLVDGLLSGLHEPHSSHLDLLRAFLPDEILLASYQQALQHEYLWHEFGDLHLML
- a CDS encoding SDR family oxidoreductase — translated: MKEVIVITGASRGLGRTLALHYAKKGYRLALCARNEEALAHVTEEARQLGAEVVAVQADVVHAQDVDRFVSVVEATYGTIDVLINNASIFGSGPRQLVDYEEQTFQEVLTTNVLNPFLMTKRALATMLANNQGLIINITSAAGKTGFAEWGAYGVSKFALEGLTETWADELSDTKTEICLLDPGEMNTAMHDIAVPDCDYPLLETEELLPLFDQILQNRGTVNGKRFDIYRYLEEVQS
- a CDS encoding metal-binding protein ZinT, whose product is MKKSSFYLSALALSLTLAACQDTNDGANETSTQEDEQPASSEEQEAIEVDITGLGDHYHTGDTVELTATVSGSDKLDHWHWYTRESDQDDWEAASGQEGDTFSMEAADGVEVKAVLYGDDHEVAAESDPVTIMIDDHHGHDEESKLIYQGYFDDEQVADRELSDWEGDWQSVFPYLQNGDLDDVFAHKAEEGDMTAEEYKDYYTTGYETDVERITIDDGHVTFYENNQEYSGDYAYDGYEILTYEKGNRGVRFIYSLTEEAENMPQYIQFSDHIIAPQESSHFHLYWGDDREELLDEVEHWPTYYPSSLDADGIVRDQLAH
- a CDS encoding glycerate kinase, with the translated sequence MKLVIAPDSFKGSLSAVEVAAVMERAISKALPGAETVLVPAADGGEGTMDSLVAATGGKKVAVMVKGPTCQPVKAEYGVLGDNETCVIEMASASGLVLIPSDERNPMVTTTYGTGELIKAALDAGYQSFILAVGGSATNDGGAGMLQALGMKLLDRDGKAVGFGGEEIGRIASIDDSLFDKRIAQSTFMIASDVQNPFVGPTGASAVFGPQKGATPEMVATLDRHLTKWADLIEEKTTIRLHDRAGAGAAGGIGGAFQAFFPSSMKRGIDLVIDYTGLEQKLEGADLVLTGEGQIDYQTASGKTPMGVAEAAKKKGIPVIAIAGSVGQGIEELYQYGITSVFSIVNRPMDLQQAIEHCEEYVAFATEQVVRTFFASRN
- a CDS encoding GntP family permease, with the translated sequence MLFFIIALGVLLIIVATSKFKVHPFLSLLMGTLFVGFASGMSFDLIVESINSGFGNLLMSIGLVIVFGTIIGVILEKAGAAYRMAEVVLRIVGPKHPQLAMSIIGFIVSIPVFCDSGFIILNSLRKALSKRAKVSMASMSVALATGLYATHTLVPPTPGPIAAAGNLGADAYLGTVIFIGFIVAVPATLVGYLWSIKVATKIEVPEDVSATGEEFDYDKVVASFGKMPSTFSAFLPILLPILLIAVGSILTVAEVDNGIASFFVFLGKPVIALLVGVIAALPLLPAFNEETLNGWVGQALKDAAPVLLITGVGGSFGTVIRNSGVEEIIQNWEIGGMFTGAMFLLVPFLIAAALKTAQGSSTTALVITSSLVAPMLPVMGIEGAVPLALVVMAVGAGAMTVSHVNDSYFWVVTQFTGMTVNDAYKAQTMATLLQGIVTIVITMILWVILV
- a CDS encoding response regulator transcription factor, with amino-acid sequence MKIMIVDDHTVVRKGLIFYLETIEDLEIVGEASNGEEALQLLSTVEPDLILMDLFMPVLNGMEATKQIKARFPAIKILVLSSFSDKDHVIPALQAGADGYQLKDIDPEDLVETMRAVLEGENKLHDKVTKFVLNRIATPMSEEEQAIGHLTKRERDVLVEVASGFSNKEIADRLGITEKTVKTHLSNVFSKLHVNDRTQAALFAVKHGLM